In the genome of Shewanella glacialimarina, one region contains:
- a CDS encoding endonuclease has protein sequence MLMIKSTIALKTAVTLALAGLAFNASANLMISEVLYDAPNNDSLEEFVELYNASCSSIDLSQYSISDNGASLALSGTLASGQYFTIAKNAAGFNSLFSRQADLAPMPLSLGNSGDYVKLLKGTQDVDVVAWEGGLSGWTLNATNVSVVRSTSTNTKSQADWSVGSNAGNPGVGSLTTSCGTPPAPTENLLENGQAKTSLSASTGQTLKFVADIPAGATGLSFKMSGGSGDADLYVRQGSEPTASVFDCRPYLTGNNEECPIATAVAGRYFVNITAYQGFSATSLVANYTSATSGGGTENPGDYAFDTYYANTNGKTGAALKASLNLIIRDHTRFTYDQVWDGLNYADEDPSNTNNVILLYTNRSEPKTNRAGMSSSLDAWNREHVWAKSHGFPSSGQHAYTDLHHLRPADVTVNSSRGNKDFALGGSPLTEAPDNKTDADSFEPANMVKGDVARMVFYMDVRYEGGDNSGTPNLTVAKGVTGTGEALLGDLCTLLSWHIQDPVSDWERRRNNRVYEWQLNRNPFIDNPMWAEDLYSSSCN, from the coding sequence ATGTTGATGATTAAATCCACTATAGCACTAAAAACAGCAGTAACACTGGCACTCGCAGGCCTAGCATTCAATGCCAGTGCCAATCTCATGATAAGCGAAGTGCTCTACGATGCACCCAATAATGATAGCCTTGAAGAATTTGTCGAGCTCTACAACGCCAGTTGCAGCAGCATCGACTTAAGCCAATATAGCATCAGCGACAATGGCGCAAGTTTAGCATTAAGCGGCACCTTGGCGTCGGGGCAATACTTTACGATAGCCAAAAACGCTGCGGGTTTTAACAGCCTGTTCTCCCGCCAAGCCGATTTAGCGCCTATGCCTTTATCTTTAGGTAACTCAGGGGATTACGTTAAGTTGCTCAAGGGTACTCAAGACGTTGATGTCGTCGCTTGGGAAGGTGGTTTAAGTGGTTGGACACTTAATGCCACTAACGTGTCTGTGGTGCGCAGCACCAGTACCAACACCAAAAGCCAAGCTGATTGGAGTGTGGGCAGCAATGCAGGCAATCCAGGTGTAGGCAGCTTAACCACTAGCTGTGGCACGCCGCCAGCACCAACGGAAAACTTACTCGAAAATGGCCAAGCCAAGACAAGCCTAAGCGCCAGCACAGGGCAAACATTGAAGTTTGTCGCCGATATTCCAGCTGGGGCAACTGGGCTTAGTTTTAAAATGAGTGGCGGTAGTGGTGATGCGGATCTTTATGTGCGCCAGGGCAGTGAGCCAACGGCAAGCGTATTTGATTGTCGCCCATACTTAACTGGTAATAATGAAGAATGCCCTATTGCTACAGCAGTAGCAGGTCGTTATTTTGTCAACATCACAGCCTATCAAGGCTTTAGCGCTACGAGCTTAGTGGCTAACTATACTTCTGCCACATCGGGCGGCGGTACAGAAAACCCTGGTGATTATGCCTTCGATACCTATTATGCCAACACGAACGGTAAAACAGGCGCCGCGTTAAAGGCGAGTCTAAACCTTATCATTCGCGATCATACCCGCTTTACCTATGATCAAGTGTGGGATGGCCTTAACTATGCAGATGAAGATCCAAGCAACACTAATAATGTGATCTTACTCTATACCAATCGCTCTGAGCCTAAAACAAACCGTGCCGGTATGAGCAGTTCTTTAGATGCGTGGAATCGTGAACATGTATGGGCTAAAAGCCATGGCTTCCCTAGCAGCGGACAACATGCCTATACCGACTTACACCATTTGCGTCCTGCCGATGTGACTGTTAATAGCAGTCGTGGTAATAAAGATTTTGCCTTAGGTGGGTCGCCATTAACTGAAGCGCCAGATAACAAAACAGATGCGGATAGTTTCGAGCCTGCAAACATGGTTAAAGGTGATGTCGCGCGCATGGTGTTTTATATGGATGTGCGTTATGAAGGCGGCGATAACAGTGGTACACCTAACCTTACTGTAGCCAAAGGGGTTACCGGTACTGGTGAGGCACTATTGGGTGATTTATGCACCTTGCTTAGCTGGCACATTCAAGATCCTGTGAGTGATTGGGAGCGTCGTCGTAATAACCGTGTGTATGAATGGCAATTGAACCGTAACCCCTTCATCGATAACCCAATGTGGGCCGAGGATCTTTATAGCAGCTCATGTAATTAA
- the rsd gene encoding sigma D regulator translates to MLIKLEQAEQRWGGANKLVDQWLTHRRKLLVKYFTLVGLSPNKQAEKGLPSIKDVKDFCEQLVDYVSEGHFEVYDRVVSECATHGQDSKATAQNLLPKISESTDTALDFNDKYTESEDENVLYQLDKDLAQLAQAMESRFEFEDELLEILHSRHS, encoded by the coding sequence ATGCTTATAAAATTAGAACAAGCTGAGCAACGTTGGGGCGGAGCTAACAAATTAGTCGACCAATGGCTGACTCACCGTCGTAAATTGCTGGTTAAATACTTTACCCTTGTTGGACTTTCACCTAATAAACAGGCAGAAAAAGGCCTACCTAGCATCAAAGATGTGAAGGATTTTTGTGAGCAGCTTGTAGATTACGTGTCTGAAGGACATTTTGAAGTATATGACAGAGTAGTGAGCGAATGTGCTACCCATGGTCAGGACAGCAAAGCGACCGCTCAAAACTTACTGCCTAAAATCAGTGAAAGTACCGATACTGCTCTCGATTTTAATGATAAATATACCGAATCTGAAGATGAAAATGTTCTTTACCAACTGGATAAAGACTTAGCACAACTTGCCCAAGCAATGGAATCACGGTTTGAATTTGAAGACGAATTATTAGAAATTCTTCATAGCCGCCACTCTTAA
- the hemE gene encoding uroporphyrinogen decarboxylase, with product MAELKNDRYLRALLKQPVDRTPVWMMRQAGRYLPEYKATRAEAGDFMSLCKNQDLACEVTLQPLRRYDLDAAILFSDILTIPDAMGLGLYFETGEGPRFQRPTDTIDAIKKLAVPDPEDELGYVMRAVKTIRRELNGDVPLIGFSGSPWTLATYMVEGGSSKTFEKIKKMAYEEPATLHMLLDKLADSVILYLNAQVANGAQSLMIFDSWGGALSHHAYREFSLSYMQKIVDGLTREAEGRTVPVTLFTKGGGLWLEAMAETGCDALGLDWTVDIGDARRRVGHKVALQGNMDPSVLYASPERIRQEVEQILASYGEGSGHVFNLGHGIHQHVDPEHAGAFIKSVTELSGKYHK from the coding sequence ATGGCAGAACTAAAGAATGATCGTTATTTACGTGCTTTATTAAAACAACCTGTAGACAGAACGCCAGTATGGATGATGCGTCAAGCAGGTCGTTATCTTCCAGAATATAAAGCCACTCGTGCTGAAGCCGGTGATTTTATGTCTCTTTGTAAGAACCAAGATCTAGCATGTGAAGTGACCTTACAGCCATTACGTCGCTATGATTTAGATGCCGCTATTTTGTTCTCTGACATTTTGACCATTCCTGATGCAATGGGTTTAGGTTTGTATTTTGAAACCGGTGAAGGTCCACGTTTTCAGCGTCCTACCGATACCATCGATGCCATCAAAAAGCTTGCTGTGCCAGATCCAGAAGATGAATTAGGCTATGTAATGCGTGCTGTAAAAACCATTCGTCGCGAATTAAACGGTGACGTACCGTTAATTGGTTTTTCGGGTTCACCTTGGACTTTAGCCACTTATATGGTCGAAGGCGGTTCAAGCAAGACCTTTGAAAAAATAAAGAAAATGGCATATGAAGAGCCTGCAACTTTACACATGTTGTTAGATAAACTAGCTGATTCAGTTATTTTATATCTCAACGCGCAAGTGGCCAACGGTGCTCAATCGTTAATGATTTTCGATTCATGGGGCGGTGCGTTATCTCACCATGCTTACCGTGAGTTCTCGTTGAGTTATATGCAAAAAATCGTTGATGGGTTAACTCGCGAAGCCGAAGGCCGCACAGTACCAGTGACTTTATTCACTAAAGGCGGCGGTTTATGGTTAGAGGCAATGGCTGAAACCGGCTGTGATGCTCTAGGTTTAGATTGGACCGTAGATATTGGTGATGCACGTCGTCGCGTAGGGCACAAAGTGGCTTTACAAGGCAATATGGACCCATCAGTACTTTACGCTTCACCTGAGCGTATTCGTCAAGAAGTTGAGCAAATCTTAGCGTCTTACGGTGAAGGTAGTGGTCATGTATTTAACTTAGGCCATGGCATTCATCAACATGTTGATCCAGAACATGCGGGTGCATTTATTAAGTCAGTGACTGAGTTGTCGGGCAAATACCACAAGTAA